A section of the Chryseobacterium scophthalmum genome encodes:
- a CDS encoding glycoside hydrolase family 25 protein — protein MSPKKYTKKTAKNIHQTRRKNYFLRRKIVLLILVIALIGTGLYLKQSISYYYALYFNKFAHKKLKNSEFETLRIQKIISNNLDKTYGFDISHYQNKEDIKWDSLSIGNKTISLEFVVMRATMGNRNADKNFDEFWSSAKEHNLIRGAYHFYRADEDPVIQANNFLENVKLESGDLPPVLDIEKIPKSKSKEKLIEDLKIWCKIVEETYGEKPIIYTYYHYYKDFLRGEFDGYPIWLANYNDVPEPSPEDQWDFWQFTEKGIVYGINSKIDLNIYNGGIWSLKGLTLD, from the coding sequence ATGAGCCCTAAAAAGTACACCAAAAAAACTGCCAAAAACATCCATCAAACAAGACGAAAGAATTATTTTTTGCGTCGTAAAATTGTATTGCTCATCTTGGTGATTGCACTTATCGGAACAGGTTTATATTTAAAGCAATCAATCAGTTACTATTATGCTTTATATTTTAATAAATTTGCTCATAAGAAGCTAAAAAACAGCGAATTTGAAACTCTAAGAATTCAGAAAATTATTTCAAATAATCTTGATAAAACTTATGGTTTTGACATTTCTCATTACCAAAACAAAGAAGATATAAAATGGGATAGCCTGAGCATCGGGAATAAAACAATTTCGCTTGAATTTGTAGTGATGAGAGCAACGATGGGAAACCGAAATGCGGATAAAAATTTTGATGAATTTTGGTCTTCCGCAAAAGAGCATAACCTAATCCGTGGAGCTTACCATTTTTACAGAGCTGATGAAGATCCGGTCATTCAGGCAAATAATTTTTTGGAAAATGTAAAGCTTGAAAGTGGCGATTTACCTCCGGTTTTAGATATTGAAAAAATTCCAAAAAGTAAGTCGAAAGAAAAGCTAATTGAGGATTTAAAAATTTGGTGTAAAATCGTAGAAGAAACCTACGGAGAGAAACCAATTATTTACACGTATTATCATTATTACAAAGATTTTCTGAGAGGTGAGTTTGATGGTTACCCGATCTGGCTTGCCAATTACAATGATGTTCCCGAACCTTCACCTGAAGATCAATGGGATTTCTGGCAGTTTACAGAAAAAGGAATTGTGTACGGGATTAATTCTAAAATAGATCTGAATATCTACAATGGCGGAATCTGGTCGTTGAAAGGTTTGACTTTAGATTAA
- the ygiD gene encoding 4,5-DOPA dioxygenase extradiol, with amino-acid sequence MNLNDLQNISSQFKNSQKMPVLFLGHGSPMNAIEENQFVQGFRNVAKEIPKPNAILCISAHWFTRGTKVTAMDMPKTIHDFGGFPQALFDVQYPAPGNPELAHEVAEILNPIVEEDHNWGLDHGAWSVIKHMYPNADIPVIQLSIDYTKPPQYHFDLAKKLEKLREKGILIIGSGNIVHNLRLIDWRNIDTVGAGWDWAIEAREKTNNWLLDGNFQNLIDYQKHGTSLQYAIPTPDHYLPLIYSLGLKNKSEDLVLFNDDLIGGSLSMTSVKIG; translated from the coding sequence ATGAATCTTAACGATTTACAGAATATAAGCAGCCAGTTTAAAAATTCGCAGAAAATGCCTGTTCTTTTTCTTGGTCACGGTTCTCCGATGAATGCCATTGAAGAAAATCAGTTTGTTCAGGGTTTTAGAAATGTGGCAAAAGAGATCCCAAAACCTAATGCGATTTTGTGTATTTCTGCACACTGGTTTACTCGCGGAACAAAAGTTACTGCAATGGATATGCCCAAAACGATTCACGATTTTGGTGGTTTTCCTCAAGCTTTGTTTGATGTGCAATATCCAGCTCCCGGAAATCCTGAATTGGCACATGAAGTTGCTGAAATTTTAAATCCAATCGTTGAAGAAGATCACAATTGGGGACTTGATCATGGAGCTTGGTCGGTTATTAAACATATGTATCCAAACGCTGATATTCCGGTGATTCAGTTGAGTATTGATTATACAAAACCGCCTCAATATCATTTTGATTTGGCTAAAAAATTAGAAAAATTAAGAGAAAAAGGCATCTTAATTATCGGCAGCGGAAATATTGTTCATAATTTAAGATTAATTGACTGGCGAAACATTGATACTGTTGGAGCGGGTTGGGACTGGGCCATTGAAGCTCGTGAAAAAACCAACAACTGGCTTCTTGACGGAAATTTTCAGAACCTGATTGATTATCAAAAACACGGAACTTCTTTGCAATATGCTATTCCGACACCTGATCATTATTTGCCATTGATTTATTCTTTAGGTTTAAAAAATAAATCTGAAGATCTGGTTTTATTTAATGATGATTTAATCGGCGGTTCACTGAGTATGACGAGTGTAAAAATCGGTTAA
- the pfkA gene encoding 6-phosphofructokinase encodes MKESAVKKIAVLTSGGDSPGMNAALRAVVRTANYYNIECYGVREGYNGLIHDDFLKMGARSVKNIINQGGTILKSARSVEFRTKEGRQQAYENCQKLGIDGLVCIGGDGTFTGAKIFNEEFGIRVIGVPGTIDNDIFGTDNTIGYDTALNTAMDAIDKIRDTATSHNRVFFVEVMGRDAGFIALNSGLATGALDILIPERKDSIEDLFGKFRNAEKTGKASSIVVVAEGEKLANVYELAEKTKAEFPDYDIRVAVLGHMQRGGSPSCADRVLASRLGYGAVVGLMNGETNVMAGMRSNDLTYTPIEEAIKKHNEINKDLLLISEILAI; translated from the coding sequence ATGAAAGAAAGTGCTGTAAAAAAAATTGCAGTTCTTACTTCAGGAGGAGATTCTCCGGGTATGAACGCAGCATTAAGAGCAGTTGTAAGAACTGCAAATTACTATAATATCGAATGTTACGGAGTAAGAGAAGGCTACAATGGTCTTATTCACGATGATTTCCTGAAAATGGGAGCTCGTTCTGTAAAAAATATAATCAATCAGGGTGGTACGATTCTTAAATCTGCCCGTTCCGTGGAGTTCAGAACTAAAGAAGGTCGTCAACAAGCGTATGAAAACTGTCAAAAATTAGGAATTGATGGTTTAGTTTGTATTGGCGGAGACGGAACTTTCACCGGTGCAAAAATCTTTAATGAAGAATTCGGAATCAGAGTAATTGGTGTACCAGGAACGATTGACAATGATATTTTCGGAACCGATAATACGATTGGTTACGACACTGCTTTAAATACAGCAATGGATGCAATCGACAAAATCCGTGATACGGCAACTTCTCACAACAGAGTTTTCTTTGTTGAGGTAATGGGACGTGATGCAGGATTTATCGCTTTAAACAGTGGTTTGGCAACCGGAGCTTTAGATATTTTGATTCCTGAAAGAAAAGACAGCATTGAAGATCTATTTGGAAAATTCAGAAATGCTGAAAAAACAGGAAAAGCATCAAGTATCGTTGTTGTTGCAGAAGGTGAAAAGCTAGCCAACGTTTATGAATTAGCAGAAAAAACAAAAGCAGAATTTCCTGATTACGACATCCGAGTAGCAGTTTTAGGTCATATGCAAAGAGGAGGTTCGCCAAGTTGTGCAGACCGAGTTTTGGCAAGCAGACTTGGTTATGGAGCCGTAGTCGGATTAATGAATGGTGAAACCAATGTAATGGCAGGAATGCGTTCTAATGATTTGACGTACACTCCTATTGAAGAAGCCATTAAAAAACATAATGAAATCAATAAAGATCTTTTATTAATTTCAGAAATTTTAGCAATCTAA
- a CDS encoding polysaccharide deacetylase family protein, with protein sequence MIEMIKPFLKKINSFSPIQKRFPLDYIIPVYHCVADTHLPHLKHIINYKNSLEFEKDLDYISTRFEFVDLQTFIKNHDKKRNKPYALLTFDDGYIEFRDIIAPILLRKGIYAINYINPAFIKNDDMMFRLKVSLIIEKILSKNFIASDSLVNFLMLPNASKKDLIAKIKAISYTNRHLLNQISIDIDLSFDDYLENNKIYLNIDDLQYLQGKGFDISAHSWDHPYLTELSINDQIKNIQQSIDFMSRHGFSNESIAFPFTDFGLKTSLFNKLFKDNKTLKFTLGTAGLKFDSVDKNLQRIPMENGFSASDEINFESNYFNLKKIFNKNQIIRI encoded by the coding sequence ATGATTGAAATGATAAAACCTTTTTTAAAAAAAATAAATTCTTTCAGCCCCATACAAAAGAGATTTCCTTTAGATTACATTATCCCTGTCTATCACTGTGTTGCAGACACCCATTTGCCACACCTTAAACATATTATAAATTATAAAAACAGTCTGGAATTTGAAAAAGATTTAGACTATATATCTACTAGGTTTGAATTTGTGGATTTGCAGACATTTATAAAAAATCATGATAAAAAAAGGAATAAGCCATATGCTTTGCTAACATTTGATGATGGATATATTGAATTCAGAGATATTATAGCACCTATTTTATTAAGAAAAGGTATTTATGCTATCAACTATATCAATCCCGCATTTATAAAAAATGATGATATGATGTTTAGGTTGAAAGTAAGCCTTATTATAGAAAAAATTCTAAGCAAAAATTTTATAGCATCAGATTCATTAGTAAATTTTCTGATGCTACCTAATGCTTCTAAAAAAGATTTAATTGCAAAAATTAAAGCGATATCATATACAAACCGACATCTTTTAAATCAAATAAGCATTGATATTGATTTAAGTTTTGATGATTATTTAGAAAACAATAAAATATACCTTAATATTGATGATTTACAATATCTGCAAGGTAAAGGTTTTGATATTTCAGCACACTCTTGGGATCATCCATATTTAACAGAGCTATCTATTAATGATCAAATCAAAAATATTCAACAATCTATAGACTTCATGTCTAGACATGGATTTAGTAATGAGTCTATAGCATTTCCATTTACCGATTTCGGTTTAAAAACATCCCTATTTAATAAGCTTTTTAAAGATAACAAAACTCTTAAATTTACTTTAGGCACTGCAGGTTTAAAATTTGACAGTGTAGATAAAAATTTACAACGCATTCCAATGGAAAATGGTTTTTCTGCATCTGATGAAATCAACTTTGAGAGCAATTACTTTAATTTGAAAAAAATTTTTAATAAAAATCAAATTATTAGAATATGA
- a CDS encoding GNAT family N-acetyltransferase has protein sequence MIVLKLLNKTALLNFINSKEFHELPFLPISYHRAVSHINNPHVNDTDTILILAYYENKLAGYIGILADHMQISNEFIKIGWLSTLFVHPDYRGKKIAQMLLKEACDLYQGNIIITEYTEEAKNMYERSSLFVSQKPLHGFSYHFLFNFSEILPKKNKNWNYIYHVLRLSDKVFNKLLYTFRNYKSSERQFEITDHFDSEIKEHIKNFNKLQIFNRNVEDIDWITSNPWILNGTKKNNYLFSDFDKSFKNIFLKIYDLNSLDTVLMLTIRNQKAVLQFVYGNKNNTKIAEVLMIFLSKFRITNIIIYDNEINKKLEKKSFLFVKERNRNFMIHKNLAAILPKDFKFNVSAGDGDSVFT, from the coding sequence ATGATTGTTTTAAAACTTCTTAACAAAACCGCTTTACTCAACTTTATAAATTCAAAAGAATTTCATGAGTTACCTTTTCTGCCCATATCATATCACAGAGCAGTTTCTCATATAAACAATCCGCATGTAAATGATACTGATACAATTCTGATCCTAGCTTATTATGAAAATAAATTAGCAGGGTATATCGGGATTTTAGCAGATCATATGCAGATTAGTAATGAATTTATAAAGATCGGTTGGCTGAGTACACTCTTCGTACACCCTGATTATCGTGGAAAAAAAATTGCTCAGATGCTACTTAAAGAAGCTTGTGATCTATATCAAGGAAATATTATAATTACAGAGTACACAGAAGAAGCAAAAAACATGTATGAGAGAAGCAGCTTATTTGTAAGTCAAAAACCATTACATGGATTTTCTTATCATTTTTTATTTAATTTTTCCGAAATTCTTCCCAAAAAAAATAAAAATTGGAATTATATTTATCACGTTTTAAGACTATCTGATAAGGTTTTCAATAAACTTTTATATACTTTTCGTAATTACAAAAGCTCAGAAAGACAATTCGAAATCACTGATCATTTTGATAGTGAAATTAAAGAACACATTAAGAATTTTAACAAATTACAAATTTTTAATAGAAATGTTGAAGATATTGATTGGATTACAAGTAATCCTTGGATTTTAAATGGTACCAAAAAGAATAATTACCTGTTCTCAGATTTTGATAAAAGTTTTAAAAACATATTTCTTAAAATTTACGATCTTAATAGTTTAGATACTGTTTTAATGCTTACAATACGCAATCAAAAAGCAGTTTTACAGTTTGTTTATGGAAATAAAAACAATACTAAAATAGCTGAAGTTTTGATGATTTTCCTGAGTAAATTTAGAATCACAAATATCATAATCTATGATAATGAAATCAATAAAAAATTAGAAAAGAAAAGTTTCTTATTCGTGAAAGAAAGAAACAGGAATTTTATGATCCATAAAAACTTAGCTGCAATCTTACCCAAAGACTTTAAATTTAATGTTTCAGCTGGAGATGGGGATTCTGTTTTTACATAA
- a CDS encoding AAA family ATPase, translated as MTQNIEKLNKVLAFVKDTFVGKNDVVDLLGICLLARENAFLYGPPGTAKSAIVRTLANTVTDGKNFEYLLTRFTEPNEIFGPFDIRKLKEGELLTNTEGMMPEASMVFLDEIFNANSAILNSLLMALNEKIFKRGKETRKLPALMFVGASNVLPEDEALNALFDRFLIRINVDNVNPDLLQQVLLAGRKLENILETETPEIFSDEIRELQNLCKNIDLKPIYEVYLNTIINLRNTGIAISDRRAVKLQNLIAASALICGRNEAILSDLWVLKHIWDTEEQIEILEGIINRTIEKDDHPKSHPQALQNKIPDPEEVMKDVKILIEKWNSGTLSFEEQNVIKDKLRYLQTRCDWIRNPEQKQYIQQEIESLWQKILQTV; from the coding sequence ATGACTCAAAATATAGAAAAACTAAACAAAGTTCTCGCTTTTGTTAAAGACACTTTTGTCGGGAAAAATGACGTAGTAGATTTACTCGGAATCTGTTTGCTGGCAAGAGAAAATGCATTTTTATATGGTCCTCCCGGAACCGCAAAATCTGCCATTGTAAGAACATTGGCAAATACGGTGACAGACGGTAAAAACTTCGAATATCTTTTAACCCGTTTCACAGAACCGAACGAAATTTTTGGTCCTTTTGATATCAGAAAATTAAAAGAAGGAGAATTGTTAACCAACACAGAAGGAATGATGCCTGAAGCGTCGATGGTTTTTCTGGATGAAATTTTCAATGCCAATTCGGCAATCTTGAATTCACTTTTAATGGCTTTAAATGAAAAGATTTTCAAAAGAGGAAAAGAAACAAGGAAGCTTCCTGCATTGATGTTTGTCGGTGCAAGTAACGTTCTTCCTGAGGATGAAGCTTTGAATGCGCTTTTTGACCGTTTTTTAATTAGAATTAATGTTGATAATGTAAATCCGGATCTTCTTCAACAAGTACTTTTAGCTGGTAGAAAACTGGAAAATATTCTGGAAACCGAAACTCCCGAAATCTTTTCAGATGAAATCCGAGAACTTCAGAATTTGTGTAAAAATATAGACCTGAAACCCATTTATGAAGTCTATTTAAATACGATTATCAATCTTAGAAATACCGGAATTGCGATTTCCGATCGTAGAGCCGTGAAACTGCAAAATCTGATTGCGGCAAGTGCTTTAATTTGTGGTAGAAACGAAGCGATTCTTTCAGATTTATGGGTGTTGAAACATATTTGGGATACCGAAGAGCAGATTGAAATTTTAGAAGGAATTATCAACAGAACGATCGAAAAAGACGACCATCCGAAATCTCATCCGCAAGCTTTGCAAAATAAAATTCCCGATCCTGAAGAAGTGATGAAAGATGTAAAGATCCTGATCGAAAAATGGAATAGCGGAACATTAAGTTTTGAGGAACAAAACGTGATAAAAGATAAATTAAGATACCTCCAAACACGATGCGACTGGATCAGAAACCCTGAACAAAAACAATACATTCAACAAGAAATCGAAAGTTTATGGCAGAAGATTCTTCAAACGGTATAA
- a CDS encoding YceI family protein — protein MATKWNLDPAHSEITFKVKHMMISNIKGNFTNFNAEIEAEDDTFANAKTTATINVDSISTHNTDRDNHLKSAEFFNAEANPTITFESNALNNSVTGNLTVNGVTKPITLDVDFGGINVDPWGNTKAGFSFEGKINRKDFGLNWNAALEAGGVMVSEEVKIAGELQFVKQA, from the coding sequence ATGGCTACAAAATGGAATTTAGACCCAGCGCACAGTGAGATTACTTTTAAAGTAAAACACATGATGATTTCTAACATCAAAGGTAACTTTACCAATTTCAATGCAGAAATCGAAGCTGAAGACGATACTTTTGCCAATGCAAAAACTACTGCTACAATTAATGTAGACTCTATCTCTACTCATAATACAGACAGAGATAATCACCTGAAATCTGCAGAATTCTTTAACGCAGAAGCTAACCCAACGATTACTTTTGAGTCTAATGCTCTTAACAATTCTGTAACCGGAAATCTTACCGTAAACGGAGTTACAAAACCAATTACTTTGGATGTTGATTTCGGAGGTATCAACGTAGATCCTTGGGGAAATACAAAAGCTGGTTTTTCTTTTGAAGGTAAAATCAACAGAAAAGATTTTGGTCTTAACTGGAATGCAGCTCTTGAAGCAGGAGGTGTAATGGTAAGTGAAGAAGTGAAAATTGCAGGTGAATTGCAGTTTGTAAAGCAAGCTTAA
- a CDS encoding S8 family peptidase — MKKCVFYVLTVFALSSCSTEEMQTNSIEAEIVQTDPLSARQINDQINQTTKTKGRFSWNEASSYFLWSGIVQGNKIASIGFGNSKDDFDRSKSSNSEALQQEILDVIQQYEGKNERVLLASDEFLNQMDVYIEKQETVIALRKLKSIRYFEPADYRYFENENKINGTTAKSSGSSSGCGLESTALSASDYTTVTPNAKAPWSFAKHNITSAWNYSTGAGVTIGLIDSGVSFNQSLLSGSFNNGSSSGRTISKNGVYVDSVWPWSSGYDGADDKCGHGTSMASAMAAPRNNQGQPVGVAYNANLISYRAASNVVLDGYHEQEGVKIAFTNLGNTTSVKIISMSMGHIFSVGKIEDGVKYAYSKGKLIFCAGGTSTSFTTFVGVIFPAWMPETQAITGVKENTSNQKCDVCHSGSEIDFTYQMERASGNNIPVLSYYNAQTDYVGGSSVATASTAGIAALVWSKNPSWTRDQVLNKMRQSATYYPTKNADYGYGNINVLQAVQ; from the coding sequence ATGAAAAAATGTGTATTTTACGTACTCACAGTTTTTGCATTGAGTTCTTGTTCCACAGAAGAAATGCAAACCAATTCTATTGAAGCAGAAATTGTACAGACAGACCCGTTGAGTGCAAGACAAATCAACGATCAGATTAACCAAACCACTAAGACGAAAGGAAGGTTTTCCTGGAACGAAGCTTCATCATACTTTTTGTGGAGCGGAATTGTTCAGGGAAATAAAATAGCTTCCATCGGTTTCGGAAATTCAAAAGATGATTTTGATAGAAGTAAATCGTCTAATTCTGAGGCTCTGCAACAGGAAATTTTAGATGTCATTCAGCAATATGAAGGGAAAAACGAGAGAGTTTTGTTAGCTTCTGACGAATTTCTAAATCAAATGGATGTTTATATCGAAAAGCAGGAAACAGTGATTGCTTTGCGAAAATTAAAATCAATACGTTATTTCGAGCCTGCAGATTACCGTTATTTTGAAAATGAAAATAAAATCAATGGAACTACAGCTAAATCAAGCGGAAGTTCTTCAGGTTGTGGATTGGAATCAACTGCTCTGAGTGCTTCAGATTACACTACCGTAACTCCAAACGCAAAAGCGCCTTGGTCATTCGCAAAACATAATATTACCAGCGCATGGAATTACAGTACAGGAGCCGGAGTTACCATCGGATTGATCGATTCAGGAGTTTCTTTCAATCAAAGTTTGTTGAGTGGCAGTTTTAACAATGGCTCATCTTCAGGAAGAACAATCAGTAAAAACGGAGTATATGTAGATTCTGTTTGGCCATGGAGTTCTGGTTATGACGGAGCAGATGATAAATGCGGTCACGGAACGAGTATGGCTTCTGCAATGGCGGCTCCGAGAAACAATCAGGGACAACCGGTTGGTGTTGCCTATAATGCAAACTTGATTTCTTATCGTGCGGCTTCTAATGTTGTTTTGGATGGTTATCACGAACAAGAAGGGGTGAAAATAGCCTTTACCAATCTTGGAAATACGACAAGTGTGAAAATAATTTCAATGTCGATGGGACATATTTTCTCAGTCGGAAAAATTGAAGATGGTGTAAAATATGCTTATTCTAAAGGGAAATTGATTTTCTGTGCAGGTGGAACTTCTACAAGCTTTACAACATTTGTCGGCGTAATTTTCCCAGCTTGGATGCCCGAAACACAAGCAATAACAGGAGTGAAAGAAAATACTTCTAATCAGAAATGTGATGTTTGCCACTCTGGAAGTGAGATCGATTTTACCTATCAAATGGAAAGAGCTTCCGGAAATAATATTCCGGTTTTAAGTTATTATAATGCACAAACCGATTATGTAGGCGGTTCTTCTGTGGCAACTGCTTCTACTGCGGGAATTGCAGCTTTGGTTTGGTCTAAAAACCCGTCATGGACGAGAGATCAGGTCTTAAATAAAATGAGACAGTCTGCAACCTATTATCCAACCAAGAATGCAGATTACGGATATGGAAATATTAATGTTTTACAAGCGGTGCAATAG
- a CDS encoding carboxypeptidase-like regulatory domain-containing protein: protein MKKTILLFLMICPFYVLLSQSINGTVVNDIGKPIADVSIYLDGTKTGTVSTADGTFSLSISKNNNLVFKKDNYETFIVNTSEILNKKLKVVLIKAEEIEEVIIIPFTEKAYKDYINYFLTSFIGTDQANVKIKNQRSLKFSYDKTNRILRVKAPQTLIIENKNLGYIIDYNLQDFVVDFENNTTSYLGTSFFKETKNTDKVKLNRMNAYDGSTFHFLRSMYGGKVKDEGFIVNQVTKFPNPKYPTEEELRYLKDFKKTFKPTKNIAIPEDIQDIISRKTSEPEYKVAVTKFNIPETDYIKKSDGKVLLDFKDILEIKHNKYFYELKSKEIVRSKLPVQQSSNIHSNDEIFEIYSNGNCSNPANLMLQGEFTKNKIEFLLPLDYQLGD, encoded by the coding sequence ATGAAAAAAACAATATTACTCTTCTTAATGATTTGTCCTTTTTATGTGCTGCTGTCACAATCCATAAATGGCACAGTCGTTAATGATATCGGCAAACCGATTGCCGATGTTAGCATTTATCTTGACGGAACAAAGACCGGAACTGTTTCTACAGCAGACGGAACCTTCTCATTAAGTATTTCAAAAAACAATAATTTAGTTTTTAAAAAAGATAACTATGAGACATTTATCGTAAATACTTCGGAGATTTTAAATAAAAAGTTAAAAGTTGTTTTGATCAAGGCCGAGGAAATTGAAGAGGTTATCATTATTCCCTTTACAGAAAAGGCTTATAAAGATTACATCAATTATTTTCTTACTTCTTTCATAGGTACAGATCAGGCTAATGTAAAGATTAAAAATCAACGTTCCCTGAAATTTTCGTATGATAAAACGAATAGAATTTTAAGAGTAAAAGCGCCACAAACCTTAATCATAGAAAATAAAAACTTAGGTTATATAATTGACTATAACCTTCAGGATTTTGTTGTTGATTTTGAAAATAACACTACAAGTTACTTGGGTACGAGCTTTTTCAAAGAAACTAAAAATACAGATAAAGTGAAGCTCAACAGAATGAATGCTTATGACGGAAGCACTTTTCATTTTCTAAGAAGCATGTATGGTGGAAAAGTTAAAGATGAAGGCTTCATCGTAAATCAGGTAACCAAATTTCCTAATCCAAAATACCCTACTGAGGAAGAATTACGGTATTTAAAAGATTTTAAAAAAACTTTTAAACCTACGAAAAACATTGCTATTCCGGAAGATATTCAGGATATTATAAGCCGTAAAACTAGCGAACCAGAATACAAAGTCGCAGTTACAAAATTTAATATTCCCGAAACCGATTACATCAAAAAATCTGATGGTAAAGTATTACTTGATTTTAAAGATATTCTTGAAATAAAACACAATAAATACTTCTATGAGCTTAAAAGTAAGGAAATTGTGAGAAGTAAACTTCCTGTACAACAATCATCAAACATCCATTCTAATGACGAAATATTCGAAATCTACAGTAATGGCAACTGTTCAAATCCAGCAAACCTTATGCTTCAAGGAGAATTCACAAAAAATAAAATTGAATTTCTTTTGCCTTTAGACTACCAATTAGGAGATTGA
- the gap gene encoding type I glyceraldehyde-3-phosphate dehydrogenase, with translation MSTIKVGINGFGRIGRLVFRAMTERSNIEVVGINDLINAEYMAYMLKYDSVHGVFPGEVSVEGNDLVVNGKKIRVTAEKDPSNLKWDAIGADYVVESTGLFLDKESAAKHIAAGAKKVILSAPSKDDTPMFVMGVNHTELTDDVKIFSNASCTTNCLAPLAKVIHDNFGIVEGLMTTVHATTATQKTVDGPSMKDWRGGRAALNNIIPSSTGAAKAVGKVIPSLNGKLTGMSFRVPTVDVSVVDLTVRIEKGASYEEICAVIKAASEGELKGILGYTEDAVVSQDFVGDKRTSIFDKDAGIMLSPNFVKLVSWYDNEMGYSNKLVDMLVHSSSL, from the coding sequence ATGTCAACAATTAAAGTAGGTATTAACGGTTTTGGTAGAATCGGTCGTCTTGTGTTCAGAGCAATGACAGAAAGAAGCAACATCGAAGTTGTAGGAATCAACGACCTTATCAATGCAGAATACATGGCTTACATGTTAAAATATGACTCTGTACACGGAGTTTTCCCAGGAGAAGTTTCTGTAGAAGGAAATGACCTTGTAGTAAACGGGAAAAAAATCAGAGTTACTGCAGAAAAAGACCCAAGCAACCTTAAGTGGGATGCAATTGGTGCTGATTATGTAGTAGAATCTACTGGTTTATTTTTAGATAAAGAAAGTGCTGCAAAACATATTGCTGCAGGTGCAAAAAAAGTAATTCTTTCAGCTCCTTCTAAAGATGATACTCCAATGTTCGTAATGGGTGTAAACCACACTGAGCTTACAGATGATGTAAAAATCTTCTCAAATGCATCTTGTACTACAAACTGTTTAGCTCCTTTGGCTAAAGTAATTCACGATAACTTCGGGATCGTAGAAGGTTTAATGACAACTGTACACGCTACAACAGCTACTCAAAAAACTGTTGACGGTCCTTCAATGAAAGACTGGAGAGGTGGTAGAGCTGCTCTAAATAACATTATCCCTTCTTCTACAGGTGCTGCAAAAGCAGTAGGAAAAGTAATTCCTTCATTGAACGGAAAATTAACAGGGATGTCTTTCAGAGTACCAACGGTTGACGTTTCTGTAGTAGATTTAACAGTGAGAATTGAAAAAGGTGCTTCTTACGAAGAGATCTGTGCAGTAATCAAAGCTGCTTCTGAAGGTGAATTGAAAGGTATTTTAGGATACACTGAAGATGCTGTAGTTTCTCAGGATTTCGTAGGAGACAAGAGAACTTCAATCTTCGATAAAGATGCTGGTATCATGCTTTCTCCAAACTTTGTGAAATTGGTTTCTTGGTATGACAACGAAATGGGTTACTCAAACAAATTGGTTGATATGTTGGTTCATTCTTCTTCTTTGTAA